One Verrucomicrobiota bacterium DNA window includes the following coding sequences:
- a CDS encoding glycoside hydrolase family 13 has protein sequence MSYSNPYPTGQSGRYSAKNISVAVNFLCLVSAAKQVSVVGDFNDWQPHSHPMKKGPDGSWRAQVTLCHGHHHYLFVVDGVATLDPRANGYAKHAQFGKVCMLAVS, from the coding sequence ATGTCGTATTCCAATCCTTACCCGACCGGCCAGTCCGGACGATACTCCGCCAAGAACATCTCGGTGGCGGTCAACTTCCTCTGCCTCGTGTCGGCGGCGAAGCAAGTTTCCGTCGTTGGAGATTTCAATGACTGGCAACCCCATTCCCATCCGATGAAGAAAGGACCCGACGGCTCGTGGAGAGCGCAGGTCACTTTGTGCCATGGGCACCATCACTATTTGTTTGTGGTGGACGGCGTGGCCACGCTCGACCCAAGGGCGAACGGCTACGCCAAGCATGCACAATTTGGCAAGGTCTGCATGCTGGCGGTCAGTTGA
- a CDS encoding MBL fold metallo-hydrolase: protein MSHVVLDCFGVGDGWPCADRYHSSFLYRCGAASFLLDCGEGLSRSYKASGLSYDEVDRVFISHLHCDHIGGLFMYLQGLWLEQRRKSLQIHMPLEGIEPVRGLLNAACIFEELHSFPLIYLPLRLGVSVEFEGVRVTPHRSTHLESLRKAFQRRYPQAFESFCFEIECRGRRIVHSADIGGPEDLLPLLEKPVDLLVCELAHFEPLTLFEMLRDKRIGRVVFIHVARPFWERLPEIESAAKRALPGVTIEFARDGSRIELD, encoded by the coding sequence ATGTCTCATGTCGTTCTGGATTGCTTCGGGGTGGGAGATGGCTGGCCTTGTGCCGATCGCTATCATTCCTCATTTCTCTATCGTTGCGGCGCCGCGTCATTCCTCCTGGACTGTGGCGAGGGATTGAGCCGGTCTTACAAGGCGTCCGGCTTGAGTTATGATGAAGTGGACCGGGTGTTCATCTCCCATTTGCATTGCGACCACATTGGGGGGTTGTTCATGTATCTCCAGGGACTTTGGCTGGAGCAGAGACGCAAATCGCTCCAGATCCATATGCCACTTGAAGGGATCGAGCCGGTCCGAGGTCTCCTGAACGCGGCCTGTATTTTCGAGGAACTCCACTCGTTTCCACTGATCTATTTGCCCTTGAGGTTGGGGGTCAGTGTGGAATTCGAAGGCGTTCGCGTGACGCCGCATCGCTCCACGCATCTGGAATCGCTGCGCAAGGCTTTTCAGCGGCGCTATCCCCAGGCCTTCGAATCCTTCTGCTTCGAGATTGAATGCCGGGGCCGCCGAATCGTTCACAGCGCCGACATCGGCGGTCCGGAGGACCTTCTGCCACTTCTCGAAAAACCGGTGGACCTCCTGGTGTGCGAGTTGGCCCATTTCGAACCCCTGACTTTGTTCGAAATGCTCCGCGACAAGCGGATCGGCCGGGTCGTCTTTATTCATGTGGCCCGGCCGTTTTGGGAACGGCTTCCGGAGATTGAATCCGCCGCGAAGCGGGCGCTTCCGGGGGTCACGATCGAATTCGCACGGGACGGGTCCCGGATTGAATTGGATTGA
- a CDS encoding 4a-hydroxytetrahydrobiopterin dehydratase — MNCLSDHQLRAAMSTVSGWRRQRGQLTRLFEFKDFVDALKFVQRVGRAAERFQHHPDIDIRWNKVVLRWVTHDAGGLTARDFEMARRCNRLAG, encoded by the coding sequence ATGAACTGTCTATCTGATCATCAGCTTCGCGCGGCGATGTCCACCGTTTCTGGCTGGCGCCGGCAGCGAGGGCAATTGACGCGTCTTTTCGAATTCAAAGATTTCGTTGACGCTTTGAAATTCGTTCAGCGAGTGGGGCGGGCGGCGGAGCGGTTCCAGCATCACCCCGATATTGACATTCGCTGGAACAAGGTGGTTCTCCGCTGGGTGACCCATGATGCCGGCGGATTGACGGCCAGGGATTTTGAAATGGCCCGCCGATGTAACCGGCTTGCGGGTTAA
- the trpD gene encoding anthranilate phosphoribosyltransferase: MLRDWLQSLTAGKELSAGEISLAVAELADPSVAPETKADFLGALASKGETPGEIAGFASALRNRSLIVPNLDAIRERGILDVCGTGGDQLHTFNISTTVSFVVAGAGVTVAKHGNRAITSKSGAADVLEALGVRVDLQPEEVGLWLERYHFAFLFAPRFHPAFQHIGPARKLCAQRGQRTLFNFLGPLLNPARPTAQLVGVAHPRYCAPLAEVLKNLGVSRAMVISGAVPGQDGEPTRYMDEWSLSGPTTVAETYHERALTAASVELAELALEGLDVSALEGGDRETNAGWVRRVLDGSEAGAKRAAVVVNAGAALFVAGRTRSITEGMELARETIDSGRAIAKLREIVHASSSSS, translated from the coding sequence ATGCTGCGCGATTGGTTGCAATCCCTGACTGCCGGCAAAGAACTGTCCGCCGGCGAAATCTCCCTGGCTGTGGCCGAGCTGGCCGACCCGTCCGTGGCCCCGGAAACCAAAGCGGATTTTCTGGGCGCACTCGCGAGCAAAGGGGAAACTCCCGGGGAGATTGCGGGATTCGCGAGCGCCTTGCGCAACCGGTCGTTGATCGTGCCCAACCTGGATGCCATCCGGGAACGCGGCATTCTGGATGTCTGCGGCACAGGAGGCGACCAGTTGCACACGTTCAACATCTCGACCACGGTCTCTTTTGTCGTGGCGGGAGCTGGGGTGACGGTGGCCAAGCACGGCAATCGGGCGATTACTTCGAAATCAGGGGCCGCCGATGTTCTCGAAGCTCTGGGCGTTCGCGTTGACTTGCAACCGGAGGAAGTGGGGCTTTGGCTTGAGCGGTACCATTTCGCTTTTCTGTTTGCCCCAAGATTTCATCCGGCTTTCCAGCATATCGGTCCGGCCCGGAAGCTCTGCGCCCAGCGAGGGCAGCGCACCCTTTTTAATTTCCTTGGTCCTTTGTTGAACCCGGCGAGGCCTACGGCCCAATTGGTGGGAGTGGCTCATCCGCGCTATTGCGCGCCCCTGGCCGAGGTTCTGAAAAACCTCGGAGTCTCCAGAGCGATGGTGATCTCGGGCGCCGTGCCGGGGCAGGACGGGGAACCGACGCGATACATGGACGAATGGTCCCTGAGCGGGCCGACCACCGTGGCGGAGACTTACCACGAGCGAGCCTTGACCGCCGCCTCCGTGGAACTTGCGGAACTGGCCTTGGAAGGATTGGATGTGAGCGCCTTGGAGGGTGGGGATCGCGAAACGAACGCCGGGTGGGTCCGGCGCGTGCTTGACGGATCCGAGGCTGGCGCCAAGCGTGCCGCCGTCGTGGTCAATGCGGGCGCCGCTCTATTCGTGGCGGGACGCACCCGAAGCATCACGGAAGGCATGGAACTGGCCCGGGAGACCATCGACTCCGGCAGGGCGATCGCCAAATTGAGGGAAATCGTTCACGCCAGCTCGTCTTCGTCATGA